The following proteins are co-located in the Pyxicephalus adspersus chromosome Z, UCB_Pads_2.0, whole genome shotgun sequence genome:
- the FPGS gene encoding folylpolyglutamate synthase, mitochondrial isoform X4, which translates to MRGFLERSGLRVEDLDQLNIIHVTGTKGKGSTCAFTEQILRNYGLKTGFYSSPHLVQVRERIRINGQPISKELFSKYFWQVYNRLEESKHEDICSMPPYFRFLTIMAFHVFLQEKVDLAVLEVGIGGAYDCTNIIRKPIVCGISSLGIDHTSILGETIEKIAWQKGGIFKPCVPAFTAPQSAGPLQVLKNRAQDIGCPLYICPDLTEYEEEGKSLHLGLAGDHQKTNASLALQLAQMWLQQKGCQGFGEAKIPNQKFPLVKWPLPLAPVFHPSLPMVKGLQDTVWLGRTQVVQRGPISYYIDGAHTNSSVQACVRWFQQVAHNEEKAGAGSVVRVLLFNATGERDTAALLKLLQPCHFDYAVFCPNITEVTGVGIADQQNYNVTLENVLTRCLENQKKWNMLMEERSCTDPWASQLPVDTLIKDSARSPTLLLAPSSDRLLNCNSLVFPCISHALQWATQGRDPGFPCLDSNLLHHHPVASSGSVLLREAAHIQILIAGSLHLVGGALKLIDQTLTQ; encoded by the exons CTCTCCTCATCTAGTACAAGTCAGAGAGAGGATCCGGATCAATGGGCAGCCAATTAGCAAGGAGCTCTTCAGTAAATACTTCTGGCAAGTTTACAATCGTCTGGAAGAGAGCAAG catgAAGACATATGTTCCATGCCTCCTTACTTCCGATTCCTGACTATTATGGCTTTCCATGTGTTCCTTCAGGAGAAG GTAGACCTGGCTGTATTGGAGGTGGGAATTGGAGGAGCATATGACTGCACAAATATTATTAG gaaaCCAATTGTTTGTGGAATCTCCTCCCTAGGTATTGACCACACATCCATCCTGGGAGAGACTATTGAGAAGATTGCTTGGCAGAAAGGAGGAATATTTAAG CCATGTGTTCCAGCATTTACTGCCCCTCAGTCTGCTGGTCCTCTACAGGTGCTAAAAAATAGAGCACAGGACATTGGG TGTCCTCTATACATTTGTCCAGACCTAACGGAATATGAGGAGGAGGGGAAGTCTTTGCATCTTGGTCTGGCAGGCGATcatcaaaaaacaaatgcatcccTTGCGCTTCAGTTGGCACAGATGTGGCTTCAGCAAAAAGGCTGCCAAG gGTTTGGAGAGGCAAAGATTCCCAATCAGAAGTTTCCTTTAGTGAAGTGGCCTCTTCCCTTGGCGCCGGTTTTCCATCCTAGTCTTCCAATGGTTAAAG gattACAGGACACGGTATGGTTGGGACGCACACAGGTTGTGCAGCGTGGCCCTATATCTTACTATATTGATGGAGCTCACACTAACAGCAGTGTACAGGCCTGTGTCAGGTGGTTTCAGCAAGTGGCACACAATGAGGAAAAAGCTGGAGC GGGGTCTGTGGTGCGGGTCCTGCTTTTCAATGCCACGGGTGAGAGGGACACAGCCGCCTTGTTAAAACTTCTCCAG CCGTGCCATTTTGACTATGCTGTCTTCTGCCCTAACATCACTGAAGTGACTGGAGTGGGGATTGCAG atcaGCAGAATTACAATGTAACTTTGGAGAATGTTTTGACCCGATGTCTAGAGAACCAGAAGAAGTGGAACATGTTAATGGAGGAGAGGAGCTGTACTGATCCATGGGCCTCCCAATTGCCTGTTGACACCTTGATTAAAGACAGCGCCCGCAGTCCTACCTTGCTTCTTGCCCCATCTTCAGATCGTCTGTTAAACTGTAACTCATTGGTGTTCCCTTGTATATCTCATGCCCTGCAGTGGGCCACTCAGGGGCGGGATCCTGGCTTTCCCTGCCTAGACAGTAATCTGCTTCACCATCACCCAGTGGCCAGCTCTGGCTCTGTATTGCTAAGAGAAGCAGCCCACATCCAGATCCTTATTGCCGGAAGCCTTCACCTGGTTGGAGGAGCTCTGAAGCTGATCGACCAAACCCTTACTCAGTGA